From the Candoia aspera isolate rCanAsp1 chromosome 3, rCanAsp1.hap2, whole genome shotgun sequence genome, the window CTCATACTGACCAGGGATGAATCGGCTTATGTTTCaggccaggtagctctcaatggaCTGAATAATTTGGGTGGAGGGTTCATTCATTTGCCTTTGGACAGGAAATCATTATCTCATACCACTTAACCATAGGCCTGCCTGCCATATCtggcagcaaaaatccagatgatcactagatggaaCCAAAAAGATGTTTTCTGCCATCTGTTGGTGGTCCAGATTTGGACAGCTGAAATACAGTAGGCCTATTCACCCAGAAGGAAACGTTCCTGGATCATCTACATCCATTATCTTGCATCTCACGGGGATCTTGATTTGGTCTCCTAAGCCAAATATAATGTATAGTCCAGCATCATCACGAATTCTAGCTCAAACTGCTCTCTAGTTTAGAGAggaattgcaaaaaataaaagtataaacttagtgtacttttttttttttgcattaacaaattaaaattaaaataaaatatcttgtGGTATAGTTGCAGGAACAAAGAATCTTCAGGGGATCTAAAACAGCTGGAAGCATGTATGAAAAAAGTTACGTGTTTTTTCTTCTGGTACCAGACTTGTGTTATGAGAAAGGGCATCCTGTTCTTTAATCTTTCCTTCTTTATCATAAATAGAAATTAGATCAAGGATTGCCACAACTACATACAAAAAGATGTTGTAAGGAACATGGAGTTTATTGAGTAACCACTTCTGGCAAACTTTACAAACCCAGCAATATTAATGATATCTGATCATGAAGATAAATATTAATCCTGGAAATATTTCCTACTTTCTATTTAAATAAGTAGTCTAGGACCACCACGATGCACAATTCCTGCTATTCTGGCCCACAGTAATCTGGATTATATGGTGTATAATGTGAATTGCTTAAATACATCGATAGAAAGCTTTTTTGGAAGCAACAAGTTAGACTTGCTGGACATTCTTCTGTAATACTTATACTATATTTTAATAGAGATTTTTCTTAAAGTATTTTAGAGATGAGTAAATTATTCATAATGTTAACATATATTAAAAGTACCACATATTTATTTTGTCTCTTAACTCTTAAAATATAGACATGGGATGTAGAGTTGGAAAGATCTGCTCAATCCTGGGCTGAGACCTGTCTTTGGGAACATGGACCCACAAGTCTTCTTCCATCCATTGGTCAGAATTTGGGAGCACACTGGGGAAGGTATAAAGAGACCATTGGTTACAAACTATTTTATGTCCACATGCTATTCATTCTTTAAAAGTGAAAAATCATTGTTTCTGTTGATAATAGCTACCTGAACGATTGGCAATTTCTTTGATTCTTCTTCATAGGTATAGACCTCTAACTTTTCATGTCCAAGCATGGTATGATGAAGTGAGAGACTTTAGTTATCCATATCCTCAAGAATGCAATCCTTATTGCCCATATAGATGCTCTGGGCCTGTATGTACTCATTATACTCAGGTgggtatactttttttttttaaatgaataatagaTTTGAATTCATCACTTTCAGGAATAATATTTTGGAATGGTAGAGATCAAGAGATAGTTGATAGGAGAATATGTAAGTCATATGGAATTTGTATctgtatgaaaaaatattttcttttcccatttttaaaaaacagcttgcagcaatctattctttttttctatatagATACTATTGGCAAAACAAACTTTTTCTTAAGAACACATTTTGGCATGAATTCCTTGGAATATATCAGGATGTCTATAGCACTACATATACTAGTGATTTGGTTGATGAATGAACTGATTAACTTACAGATTGGattattttctgaaatgaatCTATTAACCCTTGGATAAAGCTTACATGTGTACTTGGGAACTTGGAACATTATACAGTAAGATGCAAGTTTAACACGTTTGCTAAGGAAAACAGTGGCTTGCTTCTGAACTCACTCACACAGATACAGTATTTCTCATCTCAAATTCTGATTAGCAATTTAATGTTGAATTAAATTCAATTTATTAAAAGCAGTAAtagtttaaaaatggaattaatgcaattaaaacatttaattaaacataaaattatttattttcaaaattgtaATCCCTTCCATTTTAATAATACaagtagtctttgtttagcgactgcctcatttagtgactgcttgcagttatgatggtgatgaaaaaataactttgcaaccaatcctcacaggtctggaaagcaaaggaaactgaagtaagatcataagcacagttgtggtttcacttaggagccgctttgcttaatgaccaagttgctggtccctattatggttgttaaatgaggattacctgtaaaacTATCCTAACCTTTTCttctaataattttattatataatctATATTAGGCTTCTTCAACCTAATGTTTACCAAATGGGTTGGATTTAAATCCCCATAATTCCCAGAAAGCATGACCAAACAGGTCAAGTCCAGCATGCTTAGAACATTTAAGTTGGAGGATGCCATATCTAGCTTGCTAGCATCTTGCCAGGAACTAGACATGATGTTTTATTTCATCTcagacatacattttttttctaacgTATTTGGTGCTTGATTATATCAGTGGGTGTTCATGAAGAACCTTATATTAAACTTGTTTTCTATTTATGAACACAGTATGTTTGTGATTGGTTTTGTCTttgggaattatttttttaacctttggAATTTATATTAGCAAACAtgcttgttttaatttaaagttttaaagcttttttccttttctcctccagGTGGTATGGGCAACAAGTAACAGAATAGGATGTGCAGTCAACCTGTGTTATAATATGAACGTCTGGGGACAGATATGGCCAAAAGCAATTTACTTAGTGTGCAATTATTCACCCAAGTAAGTAAAACAGATACAGATGTTAACACAAAAAAGATATCTAAAGCCCCCACTGCcactttataataaaattatttaggaTGGTGTGTCAGTTTAGACCAGAATCATGCTAGGAAAACAATGTTCTGTCTTTTCACTATCTGTCATGTCTCCATTCCTAATTCTTTTCCATTGTAAGCTCTTTTTGCTTTACCTTCCATTTTctaatttttcatttcatttctaaagTGGTTGAGACATACAGACATGTAGATCAGCTGTTGCTCATATGGCTTAGTCATTAAAGTATTATTGATATTGTACTGGAATTGGCCACAGAATATGTAGTTATCTAGAAAATATAAACTGTAAAAGACATGAAATAATATTGCTGATGGGGAAAAGAAATCAGGTTTCTGCAAAGTATCTCCTTAAGTCTGTGGGAACTTTTTACACAGTGTAATGctaaatcattttgaattttgagaaCACTAGCCTAAATCCAGCATAGTCCAAAGCACAACATTCAGAGTATTCACTATAATCTCTTAGCTCTGCTTATGACATAACTCATTTGTAATGGATGATTAGAAGAGATTTGATTGGCAGCAGTTCAAATGAATTCTGTCCTTACATTCAGCAACATGCTTTTCTTGGAACAATATAGCCAAAGCAATCCAAGATTTGTTTTATACCAGAATGAGCACATGTAAACCTGCATTATGTCaatggaattacaggtagtccttggttaacgactgcctcattcagcaaccatttgaacttaagatggtgctgaaaaagtagatttatgaccagtcctcaaacttatggccatcgcagcatccccacagtcatgtgatcatgatttgagcatttggcaaccagcatacgtttacgacagttgcagcatccggcagtcacgtgattgccatttgtgactttcaaagccagcttccgacaaacaaagtcaatggggaagctggcaggaagttgcaattTGCGGTCACAGGACATCATGCTTAACGCCATGGATGTTTTACTTAATAACTGCAGCAGAACTGATGTCGTAAGTCAGGTGCAGTAGTTCTGTTGATGCTTTAGGAGGCAAGCAGATGTTTTCTGATTTCATAAGGTAACCTATATACTATACATAGAAGTAGAGCGCCTCAGATTGTGTCCCATttatctttcttttgttcttaagGGTTGGAATTCCTTTCTACCACCTGGCATGAACTGGTATCAGTTGTTAGAGATTCTGTACTTCTGTGGCTCAGGGGGCTCGACAAATCACAGGTTGCAGGAGTAGTATTTCTCATGGGCGTCAGGCACTCCATTTATTTCACTGAATcactttgttttttattcttaggGGTAATTGGTGGGGCCATGCTCCATACAAACATGGTCGCCCATGTTCTGCATGTCCTCCAAGTTTTGGGGGAGGCTGTAGAGAAAATCTTTGTTATAAAGGTATGTATTCAGAAAATTAATGTATATACCGCTAGGTATGTAGTTCTGTTGATGCTTTAGGAGGCAAGCATATGTTTTCTGATTTCATAAAGAAACCTGTATACTATCGAAAGggtctatatttttttaaaaaccttgtgtACCTCTCTGACATATGTCTACACAGAAGCTTGTCATTGTGATGCAGCCTCCATAGTGTTTTTAGATGGAACACTAAGAAAAGAATTGATAATTTCTTGGTGATTCACTAGTTCTTACTTAGaattctgtatattcttttttgtttatCATTTACTGCCATAACTAGATAATCTCAGCTCATTAACGATGGCTGATAGTAAAACAATCACAAGTCAACCAGTATTAagccccattgatttcagtggatttaGGCACAGTGGGATCAAGAAGCACTTAAGTCTGTAATCCTTTAAGTAAGTTCCTGGGAGTAAATTCCACTGAGTACAGTAGAGTTTATTTCCAAAGAAATATGCACAGGATTACTTTCTGGCTTTATCATGTCTAACAAAGATTAAACACATGTCATATTTATGCCATTCTTAATTATAACCACTGAATGAAGCCATTGTGAAGAATAGCACTCACTCCTTTCAATTGCTTTACCAGAAGGTTCAGAAAGGCATTACTCTCCAGAGATAGAAACCAATGAAGTTGAACAGCATCAGTTACATGTTCAGAATACATTACAAAATCAAGTACAATCACATGAATCAGCCCGTGATGACAGTGAAAGAAATGAAGTCATAAGCAAACAACAGATGTGTAAGGAAATTTCATTtgtaacatgttttattttttaattgaagcaCCAACCTGTCCTAAAATGCTGCTATAACATCATCTGCTTTCTCCTTCAGCTCAAATTGTTTCCTGTGAAGTACGGTTAAGGGACCGCTGCAAAGGAACAACATGTAATAGGTAAGGTACCTTTCCAAGTTTATCCACTAAGTCTGGTATTGTGTATTCTGGTGTTCTGTATACCACTAATTCTGGTATTGTGTATATTATTTTATCTAAAACAACAAATTTATTTGCTACTGTtctcaggttgttttttttaattctctaggTATGAATGTCCTTCTGGGTGTTTGGACAGCAGTGCCAAAGTTGTTGGAAGTGTTTATTATGACATGGTACAAATATTGTAATTCATAGCATTTTACTCTGTAATTACTAGGAAGTTTAACTAATGTGTTATCCTTAACCAAGTGTTTGCTAAATAAAATGACCCAAAATTAAGTTAATTTTGACAGAACTTTCAGGTTGCTGTTATATTTATTAGTCTTCACTCATTTTATTGGAAACCTGACTTCCTAGGCACCAAACATATAAAACAATCCATTCATAGAGTCGAATTGGCAGACTGATTTTTACATAATTTGTTAACTCACCTCTCTAAATATGAAACTGAGGGTGATTAAATTATTACCACTTTCCACAaattgaaaaaaacacaaaacgtTACTTGTAATAGAAGTCTTTATGTCTTTTAGAGATATAGTAAGGAAAATAGTGGTTTAGTTGAACTTAAGTTCTGTTtctgggtttttcttttcttcctagcaaTCAAGCATCTGCAGAGCTGCAATACATTATGGTATCCTAGACAATGATGGTGGCTGGGTTGATGTTACCAGGCTAGGAAGAAGAAATTACTTCATAAAGTCCTATAGAAATGGAGTCCAGTCAATTGGGTAAGTAAAAGTGAAACATTATCTCACAATTATATTATTTAGATCTCAATTCTAAATAGATCTATTATTTAGATCTCAATTCTAATAGACCTCTTTCAGTATAATGTAAACAATTTAGGGAATTATTTATAAATAGTTATAAAACATTTAATGCTGTATATCTTAAGAAGATGTCATTAATGAATGTTGTGTTGCATGATGGCATAAGAGCTATGAAAGCTTATTTGAAGTCACCTCTACTGGTTCTCCATATATTCTACTGTTATCTGCATTATCTTTTTTGCTGGTCTTTATAATCTGTTTgggacttgtttgattaaggtgtttttaattatttgtttggaTTAGTTGACTGTGTTGGATACTCTTAATATATGCTTTTATATACAACGTTTTGCATCCGTTTAGCAAAATAAGAAAGACAAACTTAGCTCATACTAAATAAATGCAGCTCTCCAAGATCAACTTTTGCAATCCTGAGAGCACACTAAGATCCTGTTACTGAAAGTTGATAGCAACAGCATGCTTAATAGCAGTATAATTTTTGTGTCCCCATCTCTAGAAATTAAGTGAGCTAAGTCTTACTTTATGTATGTTCCAAAATCACAAAATCTCAAAAAAAGAACCAAACATTCTGTTATCCTCAGCCAAAAGAAGTACTCTTTCCTAATGTAGACTACAGATGGGCAAAATGTATTCCTCAGGTACTAAAATGGAATTAAGGGCCTTCCCCAATGATTTTAGCATTTTCTAGCTAATTACTATGATCAACTGGCCAGTATAATATGGATGACTGGCTTTCCTATTGCAATTACCAAGCAGTGTGGTCTCTGTCATCCAGCTGATTAACTGATGAGATGACCTGCAAGGACCAAGTCGATCTTTGACAACTACCATTAGTGGTAGGAAACCAACGATCAGCAGTAAATCACTAGAAGGCACAGGTTAAGTAACGGAGAGGGATGAAGTTTGTCTAGTGTTCAAAGCATATGTGTATAGGAAAGAATGCATGTTTGTGGCACAAAGATACCAGCCCAGCAATCTATGTAGACCCTGGGGCTGAAAACATTGCCACATGGTATAGTTTGTGTACCCATAATATAAATGCAGTAGATTGTAGATTATTTGTGCAATAGCAAGATACGAAGCATTATACTGAAAATATCCTTAGAGGAAAATTCAGTTCTCTGCTCAAATTGTGCTAAAAAGTTAAGTTTTGTTGAATTTGTATAGCCCTGTTAAATAATTCTcctcacttttttattttttgtttctgttctttccatttctaaaatattgtgggtatttcattttttatgtttttttattgttttatctctatccttgtcatgagtaaggatggcgagcagggggctctcacccagactgtcaagcgcatgcgtagcactgaggaactgttcagccattcaaagagacacagatcgggaccgccttaacctttggggtttatatggctgggttttcccacgctttctcagtttgttaggattcttgttaagtactactaataaatattagagaccaagtcctcgcctcagtgtgtttcctggtaatcaggacaatccTTATTGTAGAAAACTGTAATGTTAATACTATTACTGCTAATAACAATAGGTTCTGTTTTGTTCTAGGAAATACCTATCGGCTAATTCATTCACAGTCTCTAAAGTAACAGGTGaggatttatttttatgatataaCATTAATGCTGATTAATCTCTTTATAGCAAatatttgcatgtattttttcttgtttaatttcAGTACAAGCTATCACTTGCGAAACTACAGTAGAACAATTATGTCCATTTTATAAGCCAGCCACCCATTGCCCAAGGTAAACCATTTCATTATTGTCCCCATCCTATGAAAAGTGCTTGTAACTAATCACACAGTTGCTAAGCATGCAGTGtgattattgattttttttaaaaaaacaaactttggCATATTTTGAACTTCAGACTGCTAAGACTGCTATGCGTATAATACAAGACGTTAAACTGCCCCATCTCCATTTTACAACAGGGTTTTTCCATTAATTGCAAGGATCTACTTATGTGTATCAGCATATATACAATACTAAGAGCTGGTGGCAAAGCAAGAATTGTTGGAAAATCTTCAAGCATTCCATGGTGTATTCAGCTGAATTGAAATGATAGAACAAGAATGTAACAAAGAAAGGCattctattttaaatgtttatacattTGACAATAGAACTGATTACCCAGAGAGGTGATGGGATCCTTTTCATTGGGGAAGTTCACATAAAAGCTAGACAGCTTTATGTCTGGGATATATTAATATGAATTCCTGTTCATAGTAGAGTGTTAGATTTGATGGTCTAACTGGCTTCTGTGGTTCGGTTATTCTTTaatatctcatttttattttgaataaaatgATCACATTTGTCTTTATATTATTATAGTATACATATAGAATTATTAATCTTTGTCTTTTCCCTCAATTTTTAAAGGGTCCATTGTCCTCACAACTGCATGCAGGCAAATCCACACTATGCCCGAGTGATTGGAACTATAATTTATTCTGATGTAAGTATGATAAGATATATTTTCATCTggaatgtgatttaaaaaaaaacatttaaacataaggtcatca encodes:
- the CRISPLD1 gene encoding cysteine-rich secretory protein LCCL domain-containing 1, producing the protein MNSIAEEWFRVTALLLIAHAVSTMVLPNSTLFEEMLEKYMDEDGEWWIAKQRGKRAITDNDMQSILDIHNKLRGQVYPQASNMEYMTWDVELERSAQSWAETCLWEHGPTSLLPSIGQNLGAHWGRYRPLTFHVQAWYDEVRDFSYPYPQECNPYCPYRCSGPVCTHYTQVVWATSNRIGCAVNLCYNMNVWGQIWPKAIYLVCNYSPKGNWWGHAPYKHGRPCSACPPSFGGGCRENLCYKEGSERHYSPEIETNEVEQHQLHVQNTLQNQVQSHESARDDSERNEVISKQQMSQIVSCEVRLRDRCKGTTCNRYECPSGCLDSSAKVVGSVYYDMQSSICRAAIHYGILDNDGGWVDVTRLGRRNYFIKSYRNGVQSIGKYLSANSFTVSKVTVQAITCETTVEQLCPFYKPATHCPRVHCPHNCMQANPHYARVIGTIIYSDVSSICRTAVHAGVIRNEGGYVDIMPVDKRRMYTASFQNGIFSESLRNPPGGKAFRIFAVV